In Euphorbia lathyris chromosome 2, ddEupLath1.1, whole genome shotgun sequence, the sequence AGAAAGTTGAATCGACGGACGAGATTCTTGGGTTTGCTGCATTGAAGGTCACTGCCCTCTCCCTTTGATTTTAGCCTTTTTGGAGTTATAACTTGTTTAACGCTGATCCTGAAATGCGATTCTGTTTTTCTTAATTTGGTCTACAAAGTAATCCACATTCGTTATAATTTTGTGCATTCGAATTACTTGAATGTTAGTTAGAAGGATATCTTTTATTATCTCTGAATGATCATTAGATAGTTTCTAACTTTAAATTAGAGTCTTACAATTAGAGACATCCATATGGATTCCAATTCTACTTGGAATGAGCCAAATGTGTCCATGCGCACTAGTGTTTGTGCTCAACCAAAAACTATTTATGCAATGGATGTCTGCAAAATCATAGTTCTGAGTTATTATTCCCCTTACTGTGGCTTGTGTTTTAACATTTGCAAATGTTAGTTTAATTGCCTGTTCTCTATCTTCTTTACTTTTCTGCTTTTCTGCTGTTAATTGCCTACTCTCTTATCTTCTTTACTTTTCTGCCTTCTTCTGCTCTCACAGGAAAATGATCAGGAAGCTTTGAAGAAATTGGTGAGTGGATTTAAGAGCCACATGGATGTGGTGCAAATTAAATTTATGTTCAATACCCCTGAAAAAATGGATAAATAAGAACCATCATTATCAAGACAATCACAACTGTTATGGTAATTAGTGTTGGGGTTCTGCAGGCTTTCATGTCTAAGCTCTGAGAAAGTATGACATAATAATAGAATAATTCTAATGCTGAAAGTTATGCCTCGAATTATTTACAATTGAAGTTTTAACTAAAATGCTTAAGTCTATGTGCATTATAGTATCATCCCGACTGCCTTGAGTTTTCCTTATTTAAGTTCGTTGTTTTTTGTGCACATTGGATGTTAAGagaggaaaaacagaaaaagcaaAGGGTTTGCTCTTATATAGTGGAAAGATGCTGGTAAATTGTATGTCCAAACTCTATTTATGAGGGTTGTCCCTTAACTGCTATAATTAGATAACCATGGattgctgtttttttttttttaaaaataaaaccgtGAGTTTTATTGGTTGTAGATTTGTGAATTGAGTAGGTAACAGGCTTGAACCTTGCATTATGAAGTGCACAATGAAAAACTAGCAAGTTTAAGCTACTGACTAGGTATTCTGATCTGATATTTGCCAAGTAGAAGGTTGATTTTAAGGAAACACTCATCTGGCTTTAGAATACTTTTTAAGTTTCATGAATATTACTTATTGAGCATCTCATATTATAAAGGCTACTAACTTATGCATAGATTATTTGGTACACTtgcacaatgaagcatatttTGGTTATGAATGTATTCTAAAAGGTCATGAAAAGGTAACCTGTAAGATTTAAATTGAGAGTGCTCAGGAAACCTGCTGATATAGATCTATTGGTGATATGGTACTTGAGCAGGGAATAATCGGTAGTTGCTCATGCAAATTTATATCCAGTTTCTGACCACTTGGCCTAAAATCCTAAATTGTCTTGTTGATCTGCTTCCATTAAATCGTTAAAGGAGATCTTTTTGCTGTTCCGTACATCAGTTTAGATTCCTTCAAGCTCTCTTTGCTGTTCTGCATCTGTCAATGCCAGATGCAGATAAGTCTTTGACTTCTCCAGCATGAGAGGGATAgctaaaaatattatttataaggTTTACtcttgtaaattttattttctaataataatCTGGATTGATGACTTGGCTGTTTATTGTGGCTATCTGCTTGCTTTCCTACTTCAGCTTTtgaactatttatttattttcttatgaGAAATAATAAGATATATAGAATTTCATTGGAAGCTTCTAAGGAAAATTCCCTTTTTACTTAATTGTTGTTATATCGACGCTAGATGTTCGATTCAACAATATGATCAAGTAGGATGTACATATAATGTTGCAAGTAAATTACTTTTAATGTGCCtttcgttttatttatttatggggAGTGAGTTGAAGGGACGATGGAACTTATAGGGTATAGTTGccacattgattttgttattgtTCTTGCAACTCTTGCATATATATATTAGCACCCGGTGATTACTTCTAAACTTTGCAGATTTTAGGAGTCAAAGATGAAGGAAACCCAAATGCTGCTTCAAAGGTATTGAttgaaatgtatatatgtacatGATGCAAAATTTGTAAAATATTGTACAAGTCCTGCAAATGCATATATTTCAAATTTGTTAAACTGTTATTTATTGTCTAAAAAAATCTACAAAAACATGAATAGCTGAATAATCTATATTTCAAATTTGTTATATTGATTCCTATAAAGATAGAAGTTTTGCAAATTGGTCTATTCTTATAGCATCTCTGTTTCAATTAAACATGGAACTCATCTGTTCTTGTTGTTCATCATATATACTTCATAGCCATTACCTTGTATACTACCAAATACAGAGTGCAAATGAAAATGAGGATGAATTTGAGCTGGAGGAGGAGACATCTAAGAGAAAGAAGACATCTAAGAAAAAGAAGGTAGGGGAgggtagtattttttttttcttgatttCCACCAATGTAAGAAGTTGCATCATTTATCTATTTTAGGCATCTCTCTTAacttaaaaattgaattaatcCTTTCTTAGTTTTTCATCACAAATCCTTCATAGCTTACACCTTGTTTGTAACCTAACTCAGGGAACATATGAAATTGGGGAAGAACTTGAAACAGCAATGCCTCCTTCCAAAGAGGTCCAAATCATGGCTGAGTACGCTAAATCGAAGAGATCATCATGCAAGAAGTGCTCTCAATTTATACAGGCTAAAACCTTGCGAGTAGGtttagtcagcagagatccgcgAGGGTTTGATATGGCCAAATGGCATCACTTGGATTGTTTCTCTGAGAAGGTTGAATCGACAGAGGAGATTATCGGGTTTGCTTCATTGAAGGTCACTGCTCTCTCTTTGAGTTTAACCTTTTTGAAGGTTACTTGGAGTTATAACTTGTTTAATGCTGTTCCTGAAATGTGATTCtgctttttcttatttttgtctACAAAGTAATCCACATTGAATACGATTTTGTGGATTCGAATGGCTTGAATGTTACTTAAAAAGATATCTGCTATTATCTCTGAATTATCATTAGGTAATATGTAATTTAAAATTAGAATCTTAAAATTAGGGTCATCCATATGGATTCCAGTTCTGCTTGGCTTGGACTGAGCCAGATGTGTCCATGCACATTAGTGTTTGTGCTCAACCTAATGGAAAATCATAGTTCTGAGTTATTCTTCCCCAGTATGGGTTTTGTTTTATCATTTGCAAATGTTAGTTTAATTGTCTGCTATCTATCTTTTTGACTTTTCTGCTTTCTTCTGCTCTCAGGAAAATGATCAGGAAGCTTTGAAGAAATTGGTGAGTGGATATAAGAGCCATGTAGATGTGGTGCAAATTAAATTAGTGATGCTATGAACCATCATAAAAAAGACAACCACAATTGGTATGGTAACTAGTGTTGAGGTTCTGTAGGCTTTAATGTCTAACTCAGAGAAAGCATGACTTAAGAATAGAATAGTTTTAATGCTGAAAGTTATGCCTTGAATTATTTACAACTTAAGTTTTAACTAAGATGCTAAAATCTTGAACTCGCAATGCATTGTAGCATCATCCTGACTGCCTTGAGTTTTCCTTATTTAAGTTCCTAGTTTTTTTAGCACATTGGATATTGAAAGAGGGAAAAAAGGAAAGCAAAGTCTCTGCTCTTTTATAGTGGAAAGATGCTGCTAAATTGTATGTCTAAACTCTGTGTATCAGGAGTAGCTCTTAACCATTGTTATTAGAAAACCACTGattgctattttttttattaaacagaCCATGTTAGTTTTAGATTTGAGAATTGAGTAGGTAATAGGTTTGCACCTTGCATTAGAAAGAACACAACGAAAAACTAGAAAGTTTAAGCCATTGACTAGGTATTCTAGTAATCTAGTTTGATATTGACCAATGATAAAAGGCTTCTTGATTCTAATGAAACACTCAGCTGGTTTTAGaagtttttctaatttttatgaatAAATGAGAAGCTTGTTACATGGCATTGTAAAATATTACTTATTGTGCATCTCATATCATAAATCCTACTAAGTTATGCATAGTGTGGGAATTAGTGATGTTATTTGCTGTAAATTATGTATCAGTATCCTAATGTGTACATGACTAGCTGACATCTGTAGACTATATGTGTGAACATACTAAGttgtaataaaagaaagtaagggTGAAGTCGCAGCAGCAAATTAGGGAGCTATTACAGCAGCAAATGAGGGAGCAATTGTTGGAAAATATCAAGAAGTAGGCATATACTCTAATATAAATACTTGTAAATTTTTTGAATCATTACATACAATTTAAAACCATAAAAACTGACATATAGATAATTTGGTACCCTTGCGAAATGAAGCATATTTCGGATATGATTGGATTCTAATTTCTAAAAGGTCATGGAATGTTAACCTGTAAGATTTAAATTGAGTGTCCTTCGGGAACCTGCTGATTTAGACCTATTGGTGATATGGTACTTGATCAGGAAATAATTGGTGTTTGCTCATGCAAATTTATATTCAGTTTCTGACCAGTTACCCTGAAATCCGAAATTATCTTGTTGTTTTGCTTCCATTAAATCGTTAAAAGTGATAGTTTTGCTATTGCATACATCAGTTATATTCCTTCAATCTGTCTTTGCTATGCTGCATCTGTCATTGCCTGATGGGGATGAGGCATTGTCTTCTCCTGCATGAAAGCGGTTGCTAAGTATGTTATTTATAAGGTTTACtcttgtaaattttatttttttaataataatattgataGATGACTTGCCTGTTTATTGTGGCTATCTGCTTGCTTTCCAGTTTTATCTTTTTAACTTTTCTCTGTTTGTTTaggattaatattaaaaatatataaaatttcatGGAAACTTTTTAAGGAAAATTCTCTTTTCACTTTGTCGTTGATATAATCATTCAACAATATGAACAAGTAGGATGTACATATGGGGAGTAAGGTGAAGGGTGGATTGAAGGAATGCAACCCCAAGGGGCTGGGCCTGGTGGTAATCAGCTAATGTTTAAATTTGGACGTTCAAGGTTCAAACCTTCGGGAGGTAGGAGGtaaaaaattgatttggacTTTAGTCTACCCTCCtacctttaaaaaaaaaaggtgaaGGGTGGATGGAACTTATAGGGTATAGTTGCAACATAGATTTTGTTATTGTTCTTGCAACCCCTGCATTTGTTTTTCCATTAAAACGACGGGTGGTTACTTTTAAACTTTGCAGATTGCAGGAGTTAAAGATGTGGTTGAAGGAAGCCCAAATTCTGCTTCGAAGGTATTTCTTCAAATGCATGTACATGATGCAAAATTTGTAAATATTGTATAGGTCCTGCAAATGCATATTTTTCAAATCTGTTAAACtgataaaataaatactaaaaaatatgaATAGCTCAATAGTGTATATGTTTTGATAGATTATATTAGTTGTAGTaattttaagaaaattatctataaaCATTCTGACTTCTATTTTCTTGATTACAATTGAGATAAAAAGTTTCATAAAATGGTATATTTTTATAGCATCTCTCTTGAGTGAAAATGCAATTCATCTTTTGTTACTTTTCTCATCATATATTCATCATGGAACTCATCTGTGTTTTTATAGCATCGAGatagaaaattttcaaattggTCTTATTCTTATAGAATCTCTGTTTGAAGTAAACATGGACTCTTCAGTTCTTGTGTCATCATATATACTTCATAGCCATTCCCTTGTATACAACCAAATGCAGAGCACGAATGAAAATGTGGATAAATTTGAGCTGGAGGAGGAGACATCTAAGAAAAAGAAGGTAGGGGAAGGTAGCATTTTTTTTCTTGATTCCCACAAATATTAGAAGTTCCATAATTTACTCTATTTTATGGCATCACTTTAACTGTAAAATTGGATTCATCCTTTCTTAGTTTTATATCACAAATCCTTCATTACTTACACCTTGTTTGTAACCTAACTCAGAAAACATACGAAATTGGGGAAGAACTTGAAAATCCAGCAATGCCTCCTTCGGTCCAAATCATGGCTGAGTACGCTAAATCGAAGAGGTCATCATGCAAGAAGTGCTCTCAATTTATACAGGCTAAGACCTTGCGGTTGGGTTTGGTCAGCAAAGACCCGCGAGGGTTTGATATGGCCAAATGGCATCACTTGGATTGTTTCTCTGAGAAGGTTGAATCGACAGAGGAGATTATCGGGTTTGCTTCATTGAAGGTCACTGATCTCTCTTTGAGTTTAACCTTTTTGAAGGTTACTTGGAGTCATAACTTGTTTAATGCTGATCCTGAAATGTGATTCtgctttttcttatttttgtctACAAAGTAATCCACATTGGTTATGATTTTGTGCATTCTAATGGCTTGAATGTTAGTTAAAAAAATATCTGGTATTATCTCTGAATTATCATTAGATAATTTGTAATTTAAAATTAGAATCTTAGAATTAGAGGCATCCATATGGATACTGATTCTGCTTGAGTGATGTGTCCATGCACACTAGTGTTTGTGCTCAACCCCACACTATTTCTGCGATGGAAAATCATAGTTCTGAGTTATTCTTTCCCTTAGTATGGTTTTTGTTTTAGCATTTGCAAATGTTAGTCTAATTGTCTGCTCTCTATCTTTCTTGACTTTTCTGGTTTCTTCTGCTCTCAGGAAAATGATCAGGAAGCTTTGAAGAAATTGGTAAGTGGATTTAAGAGCCATGCATGGTGCAAATTAAATTAGTGATGCTGTACAATATGTTCAGTGACCCTTTAAAAGTGGATAAGCTAAGAACCATCATAATCAAGACAATCACAAATATTTTGGTAACTAGTGTTGGGGCTCTGTAGGCTTTCGTGTCTAAAGAAAGTATGACTTAAGAATAGAATAATTCCAATGCTGAAAGTTATGCCTCAAATTATTTACAACTGAAGTTCTAACTAAGATGCTCAAATCTTAAACTCTTAATGCAGCATAGCATCATTCTGTGAGTTTTCCTTATTTAAGTTCCTATTTTTTGAGCACATTGGATGTTAACAGAGGGAAAAAAGGAAAGCAAAGGCTTTGCTCTTTTATAGTGGAAAGATGCTGCTAAATTGTATGTCGAAACTCTGTTTATGAGGATTGGCTCTTAACTATTGTTATTAGATGACCACAGAtcgcttttttttttcattaaaaacaaGACCATGTTAGTTTTTATTGGTTTTAGATTTGAGAATTGAGTAGGTAATAGGTTTGAACCTTGCATTGTAAAGTGCACAATGAAAAACTAGCAAGTTAAGCATATTTTGGATATGATTGGATTCTAATTTCTAAAAGGTCATGGAAAGTTAACCTGTAAGATTTAAATTGAGTGTCCTCAGGAAACCGGCTGATTTAGACCTATTGGTGATATGATACTTGATCAGGAAATAATTGGCAGTTGCTCATATTTATATTCAGTTTCTGCCCAGTTTCCCTGAAATCCGAAATTATCTTGTTGTTTTGCTTTCATTAAATCGTGAAAAGAGATCTTTTTGCTGATCAGTTAGATTCCTTCAACCTGTCTGTGCTGTGCTACATCTGTCATTGCCTGATGCAGATGAGGCATTTTCTTCTCCAGCATGAGATGGGTTGCTAAGTATAATATTTTCTTGTAAATATTCTTTCTGAATAATAATGTTGATAGATTAGGTGGAGGCTGTATATTGTGGGTATCTGCTTGCTTTCCTGTTTTATCTTTTGAactatttctttctttctttaggaTTAATACTAAAAGTTTATAGAATTTCATGgaaaattcttttttttcttttgtcatTGACATAATAATTCAATAATATGATCAAGTAGGATGATGTACATATAATGTTGCAAGAAAATTACCTCTTACCGtgcctttctttttatttatttatttatggggACTAAGGTGAAGCGTGGATCGAACTTATAGGGTATATTTGCCACATACATTTTGTGATTGTTCTTGCAGCCCCTGCagtttttttgttctttttaaattaattaaagcaCCAGGTGATTACTTTTAAACTTTGCAGATTTCAGGAGTTAAAGATATGGTTGAAGGAAGCCCAAATTCTGCTTCGAAGGTATTGATTGAAATGCACATATGTACATGATGCAAAATTtgtaaaataaatactaaaaaatatgaATAGCTCAATAATCTATATGTTTAggtagattatattagttactCCAAGTAAATGATTCAAATGTTTAGAGTAGAAAAAGATAATTATACAGGATTTTTCTAAGAAAATTATCTGTAaattttctcacttttattttctttgattACTATCGAGATGGAAAGTTTCATAGAGTGGGATATTTTTATAGCATCTCTCTTTAGTGAAAATGGAAGTCAtcttttgtcatttttcttCGTCATATATCCATCTCAtcttacactttttttttttgaatgaatttCAGAGAACAGATGAAAGTGGGGAAGAACTTGAGCTGAAGGGGAAGAAAGCTAAGAAAAGGAAGGTACATGAATGCATTTGCTTTTTCTTGATTCCTATGAAGATAAATAGTTACATAAACtgctctctttttttttttaaataatattttcacACAAAAGTAAAAATGGAATTACATAAACTCCTTTCTTATCTTTCATAATATGTATCTCTTTCATAACTCACCTTCATAATATAATTCAGAAAACGGTTTAAAATGGGGGAAGAAGTGGAGCTGGAGGAGAAGATACCTAAGATATGTAAGGTAGGAAATTATCTTGATTCCTTCAAAATAAAGGTTGTACAAATTAGTCTATTCTTGTAGCATCTATGTTTAAAGTAAACATGAAACTCATCTATTGTTGTTGTTCATCATTATACTTCATAGACATCACCTTGTTTACGACCATAtgggtttggttcggttatagACATGtaattttgattaatatttctTAGTTTAATTGTTAATTTTAATTCATGTAATATTCAAAATAGAAATATAATTTCCAAAACATAATAGTAAATACTAACATTTTCAAAATTAGAAGTTTGAGCTTAAAAAGCTATTTGAAATCTCCTTTCGTCAAACACatattagaggtttgactagtcaaaattTCTAATTTGCCCCAAATCTCTTTTTGCCAAACATGATCATTATATTAGTTGCATTTCCCTACATGATAAAAAACGACAATATATAGTAcacattaattgattaattttagtTTCGATTTTATACCAAATAAAACCAAATCGAAATAGTTAGGAAATACAAACTGAATCAATTTAGAGTACGGTTCGGTCTTTTTAGTTCACTTTTTTCGCTTTTTGGATTTCAGTTCAGTTTTACTCACATctaacatgttttaaattatgTATGAATTCATAACAGGTCAATAAATCATCAATTGCAAGTCGATTTAGTTGAAGAGATTTGGAACTGCTATGGGGGAAGATGAAAGTGATGATTAATGTAGTATTTTTTTCTTGTGAttttttatgtttagttttatttgttcattataattttctatgtaatttattttaaaaaatgacATTATGTTTTCTTTAATCACATTAATTTTCATGAGTAaacatttatataattaattaatttaaatattaattaatctaATAAAATTTAGAgtgaattatataaaaaaaattgtggttACATCGATCCTAAGAAATATGTTTGTGGTTTTTTCATTGCAAACGAGTATTGTGTTTTACACTTTATTAAATTGGAGAATTTGACTTAACATAATTCGGGGTTAGCAATAGGAATAccagagaaaaaataaaaattacatattttgaaatatatataacaGACATATTTCGAAGCCTTATTTAgctaatttgattttattaaagaTGCTCAGTGTCACCCTAAAGTTTTTCTTTCAATCCTAACCACCTTAGGTTTTCTCTCTTCAAATAGTAAGAAAACTCTTCTTCATCCAACGCCTCTAAACCCTCTGCCCTATTTATGTTTCTCCACAACTCCTCGCATTCACTTATTGATGTGCAACAATTTTATCTCTTTTGCACAGCTATAACCTCTTGCTCTTCTTCTCAAGTTCAAGATCTACTAAGCCTCAAACTTTCCTCTTTTACACATCTATCCTCCTCTTTTACACATCTATTTAGAGGATGAAGAAGGAAGTTTGTCTTCATTCTTCCTCATCCCACCGATTTGGTTTCCATATTTTTCCTTTATTTGTTTAGTTTCATTTTAGTTGGAGTTCATATATTTTACCACATCTCTTTATCCATATGAACTGCATCTGTTCTCTATAATCCTTTCATTTATACGCTTTCGGGATTTAGCAAGAGCTGAAACTGTTGATCTTGTATGTATATCAatagatctacgtggttgcaaaagaaatgactcaTATTTGAATGTTCGGAAGGTCCTATATAATGAAGCTTGGATTGCAGCTGCTTTTCTGTGGATTTAGATTTACAAGAAGTATATG encodes:
- the LOC136218780 gene encoding polynucleotide 3'-phosphatase ZDP-like — translated: MPPSEDVKILAEYAKSKMSSCKKCSQFIQAKTLRLGLVSRDPRGFDMAKWHHLDCFSEKVESTDEILGFAALKENDQEALKKLILGVKDEGNPNAASKSANENEDEFELEEETSKRKKTSKKKKGTYEIGEELETAMPPSKEVQIMAEYAKSKRSSCKKCSQFIQAKTLRVGLVSRDPRGFDMAKWHHLDCFSEKVESTEEIIGFASLKENDQEALKKLIAGVKDVVEGSPNSASKSTNENVDKFELEEETSKKKKKTYEIGEELENPAMPPSVQIMAEYAKSKRSSCKKCSQFIQAKTLRLGLVSKDPRGFDMAKWHHLDCFSEKVESTEEIIGFASLKENDQEALKKLISGVKDMVEGSPNSASKRTDESGEELELKGKKAKKRKKTV